In Sinorhizobium numidicum, the following proteins share a genomic window:
- the selD gene encoding selenide, water dikinase SelD, translated as MDSSTASTPLRLTALAHGGGCGCKLAPSVLQQLLAEQPVVGPFARLLVGTETGDDAAVWQLDDGTCVIATTDFFMPMVDDPFDFGRIAATNALSDVYAMGGKPIMALAILGTPIDKMPTEMVREILKGGSAICAEAGIPIAGGHSIDSPEPIYGLAVIGTCPASSIRRNSGAQAGDALILTKALGVGIYSATFKKGALPLDAYAELIASTTLLNSVGAELAGHAHVHAVTDVTGFGILGHALEMARGSNKQISLRACDIALFTRCAELAEQGFVTGASHRNWASYGMSVLLPDALPIWQRHILTDPQTSGGLLVSCSADRAEELLQDIVAAGYAAARIIGAVEEGKPGLRVAA; from the coding sequence ATGGATAGTTCGACTGCGTCGACCCCCCTTCGCCTGACGGCGCTTGCCCATGGTGGCGGCTGCGGTTGCAAGCTGGCACCATCGGTTCTCCAGCAACTGCTGGCGGAGCAGCCCGTGGTTGGTCCCTTCGCCCGGCTGCTCGTCGGCACGGAAACAGGCGACGATGCCGCCGTCTGGCAACTTGACGACGGCACCTGCGTGATCGCGACCACCGATTTCTTCATGCCGATGGTCGATGATCCATTCGATTTCGGCCGGATCGCAGCGACCAATGCCCTCTCCGATGTCTATGCCATGGGCGGAAAACCAATCATGGCGCTCGCGATCCTCGGCACGCCGATCGACAAGATGCCAACCGAAATGGTTCGAGAGATCCTGAAAGGCGGCAGCGCGATATGCGCAGAGGCCGGCATTCCGATCGCTGGAGGCCACTCGATCGATTCGCCGGAGCCCATCTATGGGCTGGCGGTGATCGGCACATGCCCGGCTTCGAGCATTCGGCGCAACAGCGGCGCACAAGCCGGTGACGCGCTGATCCTAACGAAGGCGCTCGGCGTGGGGATCTATTCAGCGACCTTCAAGAAAGGCGCACTGCCACTGGATGCCTATGCCGAGCTCATCGCGTCGACGACGCTCCTCAACAGTGTCGGCGCCGAACTCGCCGGGCATGCACATGTGCATGCCGTCACCGACGTTACCGGCTTCGGTATTCTCGGTCACGCGCTGGAGATGGCCAGGGGATCGAACAAGCAGATATCGCTCAGAGCGTGCGACATTGCCCTCTTTACCCGCTGTGCCGAACTGGCAGAGCAAGGATTCGTGACCGGCGCCTCCCATCGAAACTGGGCGAGCTACGGCATGAGCGTCCTGCTTCCCGACGCTCTCCCGATATGGCAGCGACACATCCTCACCGATCCCCAGACCTCAGGCGGACTTCTTGTTTCATGCAGTGCTGACCGAGCGGAAGAACTGCTGCAAGACATCGTTGCGGCAGGCTATGCGGCAGCGCGGATCATTGGCGCGGTAGAGGAAGGCAAACCGGGACTACGGGTTGCTGCCTGA
- a CDS encoding potassium transporter Kup yields MTTSLDHAPAQANNLRQFLVLTLGSVGVVYGDIGTSPLYAFREALRPFAAGGVEREEVVGLISLMIWTLTMIVTCKYVLFLLRADNDGEGGTLSLLALLLKKAPRYTTGMFVAGILGAALFIGDAMITPALSVLSAVEGLKLVTPAFHDYVLPISATIMVLLFAVQSRGTGAVSSFFGPITLIWFLVMGAAGVAHIGDDLAILAAFNPVHAVAFLWNAGFVGFVVLGAVFLTVTGAEALYADLGHFGRQPIQAAWFAIVFPALALNYLGQGAMVLSHPDALSDPFFLMFPSWALLPVVILATAATIIASQSVITGAFSLVRQAIHLGFLPRFEICFTSETQTGQIYLPLVNSALLTGVLVLMFVFGSSESLAPAYGVSITGAMVIDSILAFAFVRYVWSWSALTATAFLLPLFLLELVFLGANLFKIQDGGYVPILFAGSLMTLMWTWRKGVRYLREKTARQDVPLDKFIAAVERKSEHAPVVVPGTAIFLTATPDMTPAVLLHNIKHNHVLHEHNVILTIKTARVPYVPEKDRYTLTKLSDRFSKLELRFGFMDDHNVSRALARCRKEGFKFEIMTTSFYLGRRKLVEDPQSGLPKWQDKLFIAMAGTGIDPTDYFHLPANRVVELGEQVII; encoded by the coding sequence ATGACCACCTCCCTCGACCATGCCCCGGCACAGGCGAATAATCTGCGCCAGTTTCTGGTGCTCACCCTTGGATCGGTCGGCGTGGTCTACGGCGACATCGGAACAAGTCCGCTCTACGCCTTCCGCGAGGCACTCCGGCCGTTTGCAGCAGGGGGTGTGGAGCGGGAAGAGGTCGTCGGTCTCATTTCGCTGATGATCTGGACCCTGACGATGATCGTCACCTGCAAATACGTCCTCTTCTTGCTTCGAGCTGACAATGATGGAGAGGGTGGCACGCTGTCGCTGCTTGCCCTGCTCCTGAAAAAGGCACCGCGGTATACGACGGGCATGTTCGTGGCAGGTATCCTGGGTGCCGCCCTTTTCATCGGCGATGCGATGATCACGCCGGCGCTTTCAGTGCTCTCGGCCGTCGAGGGCCTCAAGCTCGTTACGCCAGCCTTTCACGATTACGTCCTGCCGATCTCGGCCACGATCATGGTGCTGCTATTTGCCGTCCAGTCCCGCGGCACGGGGGCCGTCTCGAGCTTCTTCGGCCCGATCACTCTCATCTGGTTTCTGGTCATGGGGGCAGCCGGTGTCGCCCATATCGGTGACGATCTGGCGATCCTCGCGGCGTTCAATCCTGTTCACGCAGTTGCCTTTTTGTGGAATGCCGGTTTTGTCGGCTTCGTCGTGCTCGGCGCCGTCTTCCTCACGGTGACAGGAGCCGAGGCGCTTTATGCGGATCTTGGCCACTTCGGGCGCCAACCGATCCAGGCGGCCTGGTTTGCAATCGTGTTTCCGGCACTGGCGTTGAATTATCTCGGACAGGGCGCCATGGTGCTCTCCCATCCCGATGCCCTCTCCGATCCATTTTTCTTGATGTTTCCGAGCTGGGCCCTGTTGCCGGTAGTGATCCTTGCCACTGCCGCAACGATCATCGCCAGCCAGTCGGTGATCACCGGAGCGTTTTCGCTCGTGCGGCAAGCGATCCATCTCGGCTTCCTGCCAAGATTCGAGATTTGCTTCACCTCGGAAACGCAGACGGGCCAGATTTATCTGCCTTTGGTCAACAGCGCCCTCCTGACGGGCGTGCTTGTTCTCATGTTTGTATTCGGTAGTTCCGAATCTCTTGCCCCCGCCTACGGCGTATCCATCACCGGCGCCATGGTGATCGACTCAATCCTCGCCTTTGCGTTCGTCCGTTATGTATGGAGCTGGTCTGCCTTGACCGCGACTGCATTCCTGCTTCCTCTGTTCCTGCTTGAGCTGGTGTTTCTCGGCGCCAACTTGTTCAAGATCCAAGACGGCGGTTACGTGCCCATCCTCTTCGCCGGCAGCTTGATGACGCTGATGTGGACATGGCGAAAGGGCGTCAGGTATCTGCGCGAAAAGACGGCCCGCCAAGATGTTCCGCTCGATAAGTTCATAGCCGCTGTCGAACGCAAGTCCGAGCATGCTCCTGTCGTGGTACCAGGAACGGCAATCTTCCTGACGGCAACACCCGATATGACCCCAGCCGTTCTGTTGCACAACATCAAGCACAATCACGTACTGCACGAGCACAACGTCATCCTGACGATCAAGACGGCCAGAGTGCCCTATGTCCCGGAGAAGGACCGCTACACGCTGACAAAACTCTCCGACCGGTTCAGCAAACTTGAACTGCGCTTCGGCTTCATGGACGATCACAATGTCTCGCGGGCACTGGCGCGCTGCCGAAAGGAAGGATTTAAGTTCGAGATCATGACGACGTCGTTTTACCTGGGCCGACGCAAACTGGTTGAGGACCCTCAATCCGGGCTGCCAAAATGGCAGGACAAGCTGTTCATCGCGATGGCTGGGACCGGGATCGATCCAACCGACTATTTCCACCTGCCGGCCAACCGTGTCGTCGAGTTGGGAGAGCAAGTGATCATCTAG
- a CDS encoding ABC transporter ATP-binding protein, with the protein MSELQLSDVRKSYGGLEVIKGVDLDIKSGEFVVFVGPSGCGKSTLLRMIAGLEEITSGDLIIDDERMNDVDPSKRGIAMVFQSYALYPHMTVRENMGFALRFAGIAKAEIERRVSEAANILELGPLLDRKPKQLSGGQRQRVAIGRAIVRHPKIFLFDEPLSNLDAELRVHMRIEIARLHKQLATTIIYVTHDQVEAMTLADKIVVMRGGVVEQVGSPLDLYDDPANLFVAGFIGSPKMNFLKGVIETGETQTYAHLPDFDGVRIPLTLKNAEAVAPVTIGVRPEHFNESGSAALDVTIDMLEHLGGETFAYARQGKGDLVVIETKNGRGLKSGDRIVARFDPACALVFDADGKRLR; encoded by the coding sequence ATGAGCGAGCTGCAGCTCAGCGACGTCCGCAAGTCCTATGGCGGTCTCGAAGTCATCAAGGGTGTCGATCTCGACATCAAGTCCGGCGAGTTCGTCGTCTTCGTCGGACCCTCCGGTTGCGGCAAATCGACCCTGCTCAGAATGATCGCCGGGCTCGAGGAGATCACCTCCGGCGATCTCATTATCGACGACGAGCGAATGAACGATGTCGATCCGTCGAAGCGCGGCATCGCCATGGTCTTCCAGTCCTATGCGCTCTACCCGCATATGACAGTCCGGGAGAACATGGGTTTCGCGCTTCGCTTCGCCGGCATTGCCAAGGCAGAAATCGAACGCCGGGTGAGCGAGGCGGCGAACATCCTTGAGCTCGGTCCGCTGCTCGACCGCAAGCCGAAGCAGCTTTCCGGCGGGCAGCGCCAGCGCGTGGCGATTGGCCGGGCGATCGTGCGGCACCCGAAGATTTTTCTCTTCGACGAACCGCTTTCCAACCTCGACGCAGAGCTGCGCGTCCACATGCGCATCGAGATCGCCAGGCTTCACAAGCAGCTCGCCACGACGATCATCTATGTGACGCATGACCAGGTCGAGGCGATGACGCTCGCGGACAAAATCGTCGTCATGCGCGGCGGCGTCGTCGAACAAGTCGGTTCGCCGCTGGACCTTTATGACGACCCCGCCAACCTCTTCGTCGCCGGCTTCATCGGTTCGCCGAAGATGAACTTCCTCAAGGGGGTGATCGAGACCGGCGAGACGCAGACCTATGCGCACCTGCCGGATTTCGACGGCGTCAGAATTCCGCTCACCTTGAAAAACGCGGAAGCGGTCGCGCCCGTGACCATCGGCGTCAGGCCGGAGCATTTCAACGAGAGCGGTTCCGCCGCCCTCGATGTGACGATCGACATGCTGGAGCATCTCGGCGGCGAGACCTTCGCCTATGCGCGCCAGGGTAAAGGCGATCTTGTAGTGATTGAGACGAAGAACGGCCGCGGCCTCAAATCCGGCGACCGCATCGTTGCCCGTTTCGATCCTGCCTGCGCCCTCGTGTTCGACGCGGATGGGAAGCGGCTCCGGTAG
- a CDS encoding glycoside hydrolase family 2 protein, translated as MRSVTSFNDSWVFSEGFIAADAGKLQSGQAVSLPHNAVELPFNYFDETCYQRAFTYQKVLAWRPEFAVREVSLVFDAAMADAVVYLNGEKIVAHRDGYTPFEARLTGRLREGDNLITVKIDGSENPEIPPFGGRIDYLTYAGIYRDVWLKTSDAVSIANIKIETRDVLSDLKSVAVRCDLVNPQGLAFSGTVTALLRGANGELLAEAVAETHGEDVALEMTGLKGLSLWEIDDPVLYQVEVQLRTDQGNDRHSSHFGFRAAEFTVDGFRLNGRPLKIRGLNRHQSFPYVGYAMGRPAQERDAEILKHKLHCNLVRTSHYPQSKWFLDHCDRIGLLVFEEIPGWQHIGGEEWKQEAILNVRRMIERDWNHPSIIIWGVRINESQDSHDFYVETNRLARELDPTRQTGGVRYITDSEFLEDVYTMNDFILGNEELPGANRPRTTLRPQQECTGLPRNVPYLITEFGGHMYPTKIYDQEQRQAEHVRRHLEVLNAAHGDPSISGCIGWCMFDYNTHKDFGSGDRICYHGVMDMFREPKFAAYVYASQCDPSEEVVMKPVTFWARGERNIGGVLPLIVLTNCDEVELKYGSLTKRVGPDRENFPHLPHPPVVIDHRHFTKDELGVWGMKWESAEFTGFIAGKAVTSLRMVADPVPTTLEITADSKTLSAGDRDSVRVIVRALDQAGNILPFLNDAVDIAVEGPARLIGPARLVFQGGTTGFWLESAGDAGDILVTVTSSRLGAVRLELSTTAEGAASA; from the coding sequence ATGCGCTCTGTTACTTCATTCAACGATTCATGGGTCTTTTCCGAAGGCTTCATCGCCGCTGATGCCGGCAAGCTGCAATCCGGTCAGGCTGTGAGCCTGCCGCACAATGCCGTCGAACTGCCGTTCAACTATTTCGACGAGACGTGCTACCAGCGCGCCTTCACCTACCAGAAGGTGCTCGCCTGGCGTCCCGAATTCGCCGTTCGCGAGGTCTCGCTCGTCTTCGACGCCGCGATGGCGGACGCCGTCGTCTACCTGAACGGCGAGAAGATCGTCGCGCATAGGGATGGTTATACCCCCTTTGAGGCGCGCCTGACGGGCAGACTTCGCGAAGGCGACAACCTCATCACCGTCAAGATCGACGGCAGCGAAAATCCGGAAATTCCGCCCTTCGGCGGCCGGATCGACTATCTGACCTATGCCGGCATCTATCGGGACGTCTGGCTAAAGACCAGCGATGCGGTCTCGATCGCCAACATCAAGATCGAGACTCGCGATGTGCTGAGTGACCTGAAGTCTGTCGCCGTCCGCTGCGATCTCGTCAATCCGCAAGGGCTCGCCTTCTCGGGCACGGTAACGGCGCTGCTGAGAGGTGCAAACGGCGAACTTTTGGCCGAGGCCGTCGCCGAGACCCACGGCGAGGACGTCGCGCTCGAAATGACGGGTCTCAAGGGACTCTCACTTTGGGAAATCGACGATCCGGTTCTTTATCAGGTCGAGGTCCAGCTCAGGACCGACCAGGGCAATGACCGTCACTCCTCGCATTTCGGCTTCCGCGCCGCGGAATTCACGGTGGACGGCTTCCGGCTGAATGGCCGGCCGCTCAAGATCCGCGGCCTCAACCGCCACCAGTCCTTCCCCTATGTCGGCTATGCCATGGGCCGCCCGGCGCAGGAGCGCGATGCAGAGATCCTCAAGCACAAGCTTCACTGCAATCTGGTCCGGACATCGCACTATCCGCAATCGAAATGGTTCCTTGACCATTGCGACCGCATCGGGCTGCTGGTCTTCGAGGAGATCCCCGGCTGGCAGCACATCGGCGGCGAGGAATGGAAGCAGGAGGCGATCCTGAATGTCCGCCGGATGATCGAGCGCGACTGGAACCACCCCTCGATCATCATCTGGGGTGTGCGCATCAACGAGTCGCAAGATTCGCACGACTTCTATGTCGAAACCAATCGGCTGGCGCGTGAACTCGATCCGACCCGGCAGACCGGCGGCGTGCGCTACATCACCGACAGCGAGTTCCTCGAAGACGTCTATACGATGAACGACTTCATCCTCGGCAACGAGGAGCTGCCCGGCGCCAATCGCCCCCGCACCACGCTTCGCCCGCAGCAGGAATGCACCGGCCTCCCGCGCAACGTGCCCTATCTCATCACGGAATTCGGCGGCCACATGTATCCGACGAAGATCTACGACCAGGAGCAGCGGCAGGCCGAACACGTGCGCCGGCACCTGGAAGTGCTGAACGCAGCCCATGGCGACCCGAGTATTTCCGGTTGCATCGGCTGGTGCATGTTCGACTACAACACCCACAAGGACTTCGGCTCCGGCGACCGGATCTGCTATCACGGCGTCATGGACATGTTCCGTGAACCGAAATTTGCGGCCTACGTCTATGCGAGCCAGTGCGACCCGTCGGAAGAGGTGGTGATGAAACCGGTCACTTTCTGGGCACGCGGCGAACGCAACATCGGCGGTGTGTTGCCGCTGATCGTGCTTACCAATTGCGACGAGGTCGAGCTGAAGTACGGGTCGCTCACCAAGCGCGTCGGCCCGGACCGCGAAAATTTCCCGCACCTGCCGCATCCGCCTGTCGTCATTGACCACCGCCACTTCACCAAGGACGAGCTCGGCGTCTGGGGCATGAAATGGGAAAGCGCGGAATTCACCGGCTTCATCGCCGGCAAGGCTGTGACAAGCCTTCGGATGGTCGCCGATCCCGTGCCGACGACGCTTGAGATCACGGCCGACAGCAAGACGCTCAGCGCTGGGGACCGCGACAGCGTTCGCGTGATCGTCCGCGCGCTCGACCAGGCCGGCAACATCCTGCCCTTCCTGAACGATGCCGTCGACATCGCCGTCGAAGGCCCGGCGCGGCTCATCGGGCCGGCTCGGCTCGTTTTTCAGGGGGGCACGACCGGCTTCTGGCTGGAATCGGCCGGTGATGCAGGAGACATTCTTGTCACCGTCACGTCGTCGCGCCTCGGCGCGGTAAGGCTTGAACTCTCCACCACGGCCGAGGGGGCGGCGAGCGCATGA
- a CDS encoding carbohydrate ABC transporter permease: MKNGVGRTVTQVFTYGFVGLMAFLSVFPFIWMVLGATNSSIDIIKGKMLPGEALAMNIANFFTLVNAPLVFWNSAKVTIFATVLTLAVSSLAGYGFEMFRSRRRESLYRAMLLTLMIPFAALMIPLFIMMGKAGLINTHIAVVLPSIGSAFIVFYFRQSTKAFPSELRDAAKVDGLKEWQIFLYIYVPVMRSTYAAAFIIVFMTAWNNYLWPLIVLQSNETKTITLVISSLASAYYPDYGVVMVGTILATLPTLAVFFFMQRQFVQGMLGSVK, translated from the coding sequence ATGAAAAACGGCGTTGGACGCACCGTAACTCAGGTCTTCACCTATGGCTTCGTCGGGCTGATGGCCTTTCTCTCGGTCTTCCCGTTCATCTGGATGGTGCTCGGTGCCACCAATTCGTCGATCGACATCATCAAGGGCAAGATGCTGCCCGGTGAAGCCCTGGCGATGAACATCGCAAACTTCTTCACCCTGGTGAATGCACCGCTCGTCTTCTGGAACTCGGCGAAGGTCACGATCTTTGCGACGGTGCTGACGCTCGCCGTGTCTTCACTCGCCGGCTACGGTTTCGAGATGTTCCGCTCGCGTCGGCGTGAGAGCCTTTACCGCGCCATGCTCTTGACGCTGATGATACCCTTTGCGGCGCTGATGATCCCGCTCTTCATCATGATGGGCAAGGCAGGCCTCATCAACACGCATATCGCGGTCGTTCTGCCGTCGATCGGCTCGGCCTTCATCGTTTTCTATTTCCGGCAAAGCACCAAGGCGTTCCCATCGGAACTGCGCGATGCCGCGAAAGTCGACGGCCTCAAGGAATGGCAGATCTTTCTCTACATCTACGTGCCGGTGATGCGCTCGACCTATGCGGCGGCCTTCATCATCGTCTTCATGACCGCGTGGAACAATTACCTTTGGCCACTGATCGTGCTCCAGTCCAACGAGACGAAGACGATCACGCTGGTCATCTCGTCGCTCGCCTCCGCCTACTATCCCGACTACGGCGTCGTGATGGTCGGCACCATCCTGGCGACGCTCCCGACGCTTGCCGTTTTCTTCTTCATGCAACGCCAATTCGTCCAGGGCATGCTGGGCTCAGTCAAATAG
- a CDS encoding carbohydrate ABC transporter permease: protein MVFARRGGIGRYYDVNGWLFVAPALGLIALFMVYPILWSLWMSFQAGRGMMMKFVGFGNIIRLWNDPVFLKALTNTMTYFVVQVPIMIVLALILASLLNNPRLVGRGIFRTAIFLPCVTSLVAYSVLFKGMFAIDGIVNSTLQAIGIVSSPIPWLTHPFWAKTLVIIAITWRWTGYNMIFYLAALQNIDKSIYEVARIDGVPAWARFTHITIPLLKPVILFTTVISTIGTLQLFDEVYNLTEGKGGPSNATLTLSLYIYNLTFRFMPNFGYAATVSYVIVVLVAVLAFLQFFAARERDR, encoded by the coding sequence ATGGTTTTCGCGCGCCGCGGCGGCATCGGCCGATATTATGACGTCAATGGCTGGCTCTTCGTCGCGCCGGCGCTCGGGCTGATCGCTCTATTTATGGTCTATCCGATCCTCTGGTCGCTCTGGATGTCCTTCCAGGCCGGCCGCGGCATGATGATGAAATTCGTCGGCTTCGGAAACATCATCCGCCTCTGGAACGATCCGGTCTTCCTCAAGGCGCTCACCAACACGATGACCTATTTCGTCGTGCAGGTGCCGATCATGATAGTGCTCGCGCTGATCCTGGCGTCGCTGCTCAACAATCCGCGGCTCGTCGGGCGGGGTATCTTCCGCACCGCAATCTTCCTACCTTGCGTTACCTCGCTCGTCGCCTATTCCGTGCTTTTCAAGGGCATGTTCGCGATCGACGGCATCGTCAACTCGACGCTGCAGGCGATCGGCATCGTTTCCTCGCCCATTCCGTGGCTGACGCACCCGTTCTGGGCGAAGACGCTCGTTATCATCGCCATTACCTGGCGCTGGACCGGCTACAATATGATCTTCTATCTCGCCGCCCTGCAGAACATCGATAAGTCGATCTATGAGGTGGCCCGCATCGACGGCGTTCCCGCCTGGGCGCGCTTCACCCACATCACCATTCCGCTGCTCAAACCCGTCATCCTCTTCACCACGGTGATTTCCACGATCGGCACGCTGCAGCTCTTTGACGAAGTCTACAACCTGACCGAGGGCAAGGGCGGGCCGTCCAACGCGACGCTGACGCTATCGCTCTATATCTACAATCTCACCTTCCGCTTCATGCCGAATTTCGGTTATGCGGCGACGGTCTCCTATGTGATCGTCGTGCTCGTCGCCGTGCTCGCCTTCCTTCAATTCTTCGCCGCGAGGGAGCGCGACCGATGA
- a CDS encoding ABC transporter substrate-binding protein: MDNLVRAYAPRVAALALAGVSFLAVSAAEAKEITIWCWDPNFNVAIMKEAGARYTKTHPDITFNIVDFAKTDVEQKLQTGLASGTADALPDIVLIEDYGAQKYLQSFPGAFAPLSGTVDYSGFAPYKVEVMTLDGQVYGMPFDSGVTGLYYRKDYLEQAGFKPEDMQNLTWDRFIEIGQQVEAKTGKKMMGLDPNDAGLVRIIMQSAGQWYFDKEGKANITGNAALKAALETVGKIMSANIYKPAAGWSDWVGTFTSGDVATVVTGVWITGTVKAQPDQAGKWGVAPIPALSIDGATHASNLGGSSWYVLESSEEKAESIDFLNEIYGKDIDFYQKILQDRGAVGSLLAARGGAAYEAADPFFGGEKVWQNFSDWLAKVPSVNYGIFTNEADTAVTAQLPALTQGTPVDEVLKAIDAEISGQIQ, from the coding sequence ATGGACAATCTGGTGCGTGCCTATGCGCCGCGCGTCGCCGCTCTGGCATTGGCGGGCGTAAGCTTCTTGGCGGTCTCCGCCGCCGAGGCCAAGGAAATCACCATCTGGTGCTGGGATCCGAATTTCAACGTGGCGATCATGAAGGAAGCCGGTGCCCGCTATACGAAGACGCACCCGGATATCACCTTCAACATCGTCGATTTCGCCAAGACCGATGTCGAGCAGAAGCTGCAGACGGGTCTCGCTTCTGGCACTGCCGACGCCCTGCCCGACATCGTCCTGATCGAGGACTACGGTGCGCAGAAATATCTTCAGTCCTTCCCCGGCGCCTTCGCGCCCCTATCCGGCACCGTCGATTATTCCGGTTTTGCTCCCTACAAGGTCGAGGTGATGACCCTTGACGGCCAGGTCTATGGCATGCCCTTCGATTCAGGCGTGACAGGGCTTTACTACCGCAAGGACTACCTGGAACAGGCCGGCTTCAAGCCCGAGGACATGCAGAATCTTACCTGGGATCGCTTCATCGAGATCGGCCAGCAGGTCGAGGCGAAGACCGGCAAGAAGATGATGGGCCTTGACCCGAACGATGCCGGTCTTGTCAGGATCATCATGCAATCGGCCGGACAGTGGTATTTCGACAAGGAAGGCAAGGCCAACATCACCGGCAACGCGGCGCTGAAGGCGGCGCTGGAGACGGTCGGCAAGATCATGTCCGCCAATATCTACAAGCCGGCGGCCGGTTGGTCCGACTGGGTCGGAACCTTCACCTCCGGCGACGTCGCGACGGTCGTGACCGGCGTCTGGATCACCGGCACCGTCAAGGCGCAGCCGGACCAGGCCGGGAAATGGGGTGTGGCCCCCATCCCGGCGCTCTCCATCGACGGCGCGACGCATGCTTCGAACCTCGGCGGGTCGAGCTGGTACGTGCTGGAAAGCTCTGAGGAAAAGGCCGAATCGATCGACTTCCTGAACGAGATCTACGGCAAGGACATCGATTTCTATCAGAAGATCCTGCAGGACCGCGGCGCCGTCGGCTCTTTGCTCGCCGCGCGCGGCGGCGCGGCCTACGAGGCTGCCGACCCGTTCTTCGGCGGCGAGAAGGTCTGGCAGAATTTCTCCGACTGGCTGGCAAAGGTACCGTCGGTGAACTACGGCATCTTCACCAACGAGGCGGACACCGCAGTGACCGCGCAATTGCCGGCGCTGACGCAAGGAACGCCGGTCGACGAGGTGTTGAAGGCGATCGACGCCGAGATCAGCGGCCAGATCCAGTAG
- a CDS encoding LacI family DNA-binding transcriptional regulator, with product MVTIKEIASAVGVSSATVSRVLNYDPTLSISTKKRQAVIETAEALNYETPRNRSRAAAQSLGAGLKIALVHFLEPAQELADPYYVGVRLGIESRCQALKSEVVKVFLTGNPPEATILEGASGVVAVGHYYGEELEWLRRHSRHLVFADYAPAGDVDDSVLSDVSLAMTRLLEAIHSMGFRRIGFVGWVDAFYGPDNIYSERRCRTYIDWMTRAGLYDAELCMVERMTPDSGYTLAKAMLSRPNPPEILITCNDNMALGAYRAIHEMGLRIPADVAVASFNDIPVAQFLGPPLSTVKIPAELIGETAVDLLLERLAGREVAKKVILGTEIVWRGSTPASADAAASSKKA from the coding sequence ATGGTGACAATCAAGGAAATCGCATCGGCCGTCGGCGTATCGTCGGCAACCGTTTCGCGGGTTCTCAACTACGATCCGACACTTTCGATCTCCACCAAGAAGCGCCAGGCGGTCATCGAGACGGCCGAGGCACTGAATTATGAAACACCGCGCAACCGCAGTCGCGCCGCCGCTCAAAGTCTTGGCGCCGGGCTCAAGATCGCGCTCGTCCATTTCCTCGAACCCGCCCAGGAACTGGCCGATCCCTATTATGTCGGCGTCCGGCTCGGCATCGAAAGCCGCTGTCAGGCGCTGAAGAGCGAGGTCGTCAAGGTCTTCCTCACCGGCAACCCTCCGGAAGCGACGATCCTGGAGGGCGCCTCGGGAGTGGTGGCCGTCGGCCATTACTATGGCGAGGAACTCGAGTGGCTGCGCCGCCACAGCCGCCACCTCGTCTTTGCCGATTATGCGCCGGCGGGAGACGTCGACGACAGTGTGCTCAGCGATGTCTCGCTAGCGATGACCCGCCTTCTCGAAGCCATACATAGCATGGGCTTCCGCCGGATCGGCTTTGTCGGCTGGGTGGACGCCTTCTACGGGCCGGACAACATCTATTCGGAGCGTCGCTGCCGCACCTACATCGACTGGATGACGAGGGCGGGGCTCTACGATGCGGAATTGTGCATGGTCGAGCGGATGACACCCGACAGCGGCTACACGCTCGCCAAAGCGATGTTGTCGAGACCTAATCCGCCAGAGATCCTGATTACCTGCAACGACAACATGGCGCTCGGCGCCTACCGGGCGATCCATGAAATGGGTCTTAGAATTCCCGCAGACGTCGCAGTGGCGAGCTTCAACGACATTCCCGTTGCGCAGTTTCTGGGCCCCCCGCTTTCCACAGTCAAAATTCCGGCGGAACTGATCGGGGAGACCGCCGTCGACCTGCTGCTCGAGCGTCTTGCCGGGCGCGAAGTCGCCAAAAAGGTGATCCTCGGCACCGAGATCGTCTGGCGCGGAAGCACGCCGGCATCGGCCGATGCGGCTGCGTCGTCGAAAAAAGCGTAG